tttaaaattaacttttattttgtaaaatcaaTTTTGCAGATGCTCATCCCCATGAAATTGTgcaatatttttatcattgaaaTTGTTGTTCCTTTGTTCGTGCAGTCAATGACAATGATGGGCCTTTACGACTTTGCTTACTGGTCGTCCTGGCTCATTTGGGAGACGGTTGTCACAATCCTATCTTCCCTCCTCATAGTACTCTTTGGAATGATGTTCCAGTTCagttttttcttgaaaaacagTTTCGCTGTCCTgtttatctttttcttcctatttgAACTTAATATGGTGAGCAATTTATGGCATTCTTCCAGCCTTACTGTTTGCATCTACGTGTTCATTTAGATTTGTATGTGTAATATGGTTTCCCTTTTTATTTAGACTGGCTTGGCCTTCATGTTGTCTGCTTTCATTAAGAAGTCATCTTCGGCAACAACAATGGGATTCTCTATATTTATTGTGGGCTTTTTGACTCAGGTGTGAATCCTTTTGGTGCTTGGTGTTTTTTGACAAGGTTTCTTTAGTGGTAGAAAGTGAATGCTCGCGTTCTTTGTctgttgtttttctgtttgCAGCTTGTGGTACAGGCAGGATTTCCTTACACGGATAATTTCTCCAAAACTTTACGAGATTTGTGGTCGTTATTCCCACCCAATCCTTTTTCTCAAGGTATACAAGTGCTTTCAGATGCAGTTGCAACTTCCGAAGACGATGGTGTTAGCTGGAGTAGACGAGGAGAATGCCTTCATACTGATGCAAACTGCGTGATAACTATTGTATGCAATAATTTGACCTCTAAATTCCTACTCCATAAACCACTTCATTTTAAGAAGCCTTTTGGTTGcattttccttttactttctGCCACATATACTTCTATATTTGCTTTGATTCTTCCTTCCCCTCAGCCTTAGTTGTCTTACTGCAGTTAGcccctatttttttttctttccattgaCAGGATGATATTTATAAATGGCTTGCGGGTACATTCGTTCTCTGGTTTGTTCTGGCcatttattttgacaatataATCCCTAATGCATCGGGTGTGAGGAAGTCAATATTCTACTTTCTAAATCCCAATTATTGGATTGGAAGGGGTCAGAGAGTGAAAGGTGATTAATTTGTTggtttgattgttttttttccttccttccagCTCTTTATGGCTTAACACTATTTCCCCGTCCCTATAGAGGGTGGGCTTTGTAGTTGTGTAGGTTCAAACCCAAGTCAGGAAATAAGTACACCTGATGATGAAGATGTCCTTGATGAAGAAAGCAAAGTGAAACAGCAACTAACAGAAGGTCTGGTTGATGCAAATATTGCTGTTCAAATACATGGCCTTGTGAAGACCTATGCTGGTACACGTAACATTGGTTGCTGCTGCAAATGTACAAAGACTGCTCCTTACACTGCTGTTAAGGTAGAGTATTTCTTGTTAAACTTTATATCCTTGAAGTTAGGGGTGATTAGAAGAAAACTTGTTGAGTTTCATGAAACACTTTTTTGGGTTGTTAGTTCGTGATAAGGCCAAAATCTTCTCATTAGAAGTGAAATATCAGGAGTCAGGACAAGGAGGCAAAGATGGTCTGTGCATTGTAGTATCCATGCTTCAACTTCAACTACAAAGGGCTCCTATGTTGAGTACTTGGAATTAGTTGGTTTATGAAAAACTTTTTCCATAGTAGCATGGGTGTAGTTCAATCAAATAGTCTTGCAAACTACAAGCATGCAGAATTTTTTGAGCTTGACCTCATTTTGTATCATGATTATCAATATTTTGTTTCCTGGAACTCCTCTCCCCCTCCccaactttaatattttatctgaATGTGGACATTTCATGTTTCAATACGGCAACATGTTGGAGATTTATCCGGATGATGTTCAATTTGCTAGTCTGATTATTTTCAGGGTCTGTGGGTAAACTTTGCAAAGGATCAGTTGTTTTGTCTTCTAGGACCCAACGGAGCTGGAAAAACCACAGCTATTAATTGTTTGACAGGGATAACTCCAGTAACTAGCGGAGATGGTGATACTTTCTATCTGTGTCTCTGTCTTTAACTACTACATTGAATATTCATTAATCAAAGTTACAGAAGTCAAGAAGAGTATGTTAACACttccattttatttctttctaacAGCGTTGATTTATGGACATTCAATCAGAAGTTCTATTGGCATGTCAAACATTCGAAAGCTTATAGGAGTATGTCCACAggtgtttctctctctctctctctctctctctctctctctctctctctcNNNNNNNNNNNNNNNNNNNNNNNNNNNNNNNNNNNNNNNNNNNNNNNNNNNNNNNNNNNctctctctccctctctcatTCTCACAACACACCAACAtgattttcaaatacaataaaattttcttctcttcctatCAACGGATGACTGACACCTATTATTGATTATTCTAATCTGCAGTTTGATATACTATGGGATGCACTGTCTGGCCAAGAACACCTCCAACTCTTCGCTACTATTAAAGGCCTATCCCCCGCTTCTATAAAATCAGTATGTCTTCTCCAGGCCTGAAATTGTTCTGTACAACCAATGATTATGTGTGTGTGAAATATTTGAAGTTAGCATTAGCTATTTCGAATACTTCCTCTCATTCCTTTTAATTCAAGTTCTTCTGAAAAAAATGTAGATTACCCAGACTTCATTAGCAGAGGTGAAACTCACGGATGCAGCCAAAGTGAGAGCTGGAAGTTACAGTGGAGGAATGAAGCGCCGTCTCAGTGTTGCAATTGCGCTTATTGGTGACCCTAAGTTAGTCATTTTGGATGAACCTGTATGTACAAAAGTATTTTCCTTTCATGCATATACTCTGTTGACATGATTACAAGattaatctttcattttaatttcatagACTACTGGTATGGATCCAATAACAAGAAGGCATGTGTGGGACATAATTGAAAATGCAAAAAAAGGGCGTGCCATTGTTCTTACGACTCATTCTATGGAAGAAGCTGACATTCTAAGTGACCGCATAGGAATCATGGCAAAAGGAAGGCTTCGCTGCATTGGCACCTCAATCAGATTGAAATCACGCTTTGGTACTGGTTTTATTGCTAATATCAGCTTCTACGGAAACAATGAACGTAGTCCTACCAATGGTGATGCGATATCTACAGAGCATCGTGAGGAAGTGAAGAAATTCTTTAAGAATGTGAGATGAATTgttataatgatttaaaaattttccaTGACTAGTATGAGTTTTTAACCACTGAAATCTTTCGACAGTATTTAGATGTAGAGCCAAAAGAGGAGACCGATAACTTTATAACTTTTGTGATTCCCCATGACAGAGAGGCGCTCCTGACAGTAAGCTTTCTTTCCTTGGCTTCGTCCATCTCCTTTAAATTTCTCTATGACAGGGTTTGGATATTAACTGTTTAAATACCGATTGGCTTGGAAACAGAATATTATTGGAATTTCCTAGTTTAAGTTGATCCCCATTGGCTGAAATTTTTGTCGAGTCACAATATTAACTCTGGTTTTGCTGACCATGTAAAGTTCTGTATCTTTAGTTCGTTTCAAACTTGGTAGacttaatgataattaatttgaatagaCTTTAGCTAACTTATCTAGTGTCTTAAAAGAGAACACCAATACTTCATTATAAATGACAGACTGTTGAACAAATTCCTTGTTGGCTTAAAGGGGAAAAACGATTTAACTGTGAAACCTGTTTTAATAGTTTGGGACTAGGTTCTTGGTTACCTAAGTAATTCCTTTCTtctagaaaatatataaaatgaatccTGTGTATCTCTTTAATGTTACAGTTTATGATTGTAATCAAGGATAACACCTATATTTACATTCCCCGTGGACATATAAGTTGCAATACAATCATGTGGGCATACTACATGTATTTGATAGAAAGCTGAATATTGTTTAGGTAACGTAGAAACAGGCAGGCTCCACCGCACCAGTGTGACCTATATATTAGTGGGAATGGCAAACATGATCACGAATCGTGCTTAATTATATGGGATACATTGTCTTATATATTCATATTGCTTTCCAAACAGAATTTCTTTTCAGAGCtccaagagagagaaaaagaatttgGCATTTCTGACATCCAGCTTGGTCTTACAACTCTCGAAGAAGTTTTCTTGAATATTGCAAGACAAGCAGAGCTAGAAAACGCTACAGCTGAAGGGAGGCTAATAACCCTGACCTTAACATCTGGGGAATCTGTGCAGGTCAGTGGAGCAGTATTTTGCTTCAAATTTTTCTACCCTGAGGCATATACCTCTAAAAGCGTTGAGTTGTAATTGGTTCTATGAATTTCTGATGTagtgaatataaaaaacttgtatatttattataccTGATCACAGTAGTCAATGTTGCAGAAATTACCCTTCTGCTTTCCATTTCAATGAGTTGCAACTAATCTTTTTCTGCTGACCAATACAATAAACATGCAGATTCCCGTAGGAGCTAGGTTTGTGGGAATTCCAGGAACAGAATCCGTGGAAAATCCAACAGGGTTTATGGTAGAAGTTTACTGGGAGCAAGATGATACTGGGACCCTATGCATTTCTGGCCACTCGCAGAAGGTTCCTATTCCTCCTGGCGTTCAATTATCATCCTCACCTTCTGCAAGAAACCGTAGATATTTAAGCCGGGCAGGACCAATTAATGGAATTGTGATTGATCCAAGTCAAGTTAGTCCAGGTGATTTTCAGCGATAATGTACAGAGAGAAACATCATGTcctatttgttttatgtttgttttcaGCAATATCTTCAGCAATTATGTTTGAGGTACTTTCTTTCACTACATTTATACACCTCAAGCACATTTAATACCAAAAGTATTTCAAACATGATTGCTTCCAAAAAGATGTGcgggaaaaacaaaataaaataaggcaTGGTGAGTTATGTCCTGGGCGGCTGTGTTTAAtgtatacaatttttttcttggattttttaaatttattttatatagtttaatatcTCTTCAGTTGtagaaatatgataaaatagtATTACCAGAAAAGGGCAGAGTACATGTTTTTTGGCCATTGGCACCATGTTGGACTAGTATGTAGAGATAAACtattttcactattttaaagagttttttttttcttcttttatgatatgtataattacttaaatttaagtcattttcattcttttatttgatttgtagTTTTGAATTAAAACTCAATGATGCCATGGATGATCAATAAGAAAGCATCAGTTTAATTTTGTGTGTTCGGTCAAAttctataaattgttttattaaataagtaatttacAAATTAGAAAGTTGTAATTTGTAGAGGAAAGCTTTTTACAAGTATTGTAATGGTTTTTCTTCTGGCGATCTTAAAAAAAGTGTTAGAATTTGAAGTGTTTTAGTTCTAAATCAGCAGTCAATTCTGTGTAAAGGAGCTTAGTTGAATTTGTTTAAATGACACTTAATCACGTATTAGTAAATTagggatttgaaggtaattaaACTTGGAGAGTATTTGAAGAAGTGACGTGAGATTCTATTTCTAAGTTGAGGTGATTTGAGAGGATAAAGAATGCATATATactaataatgataataacaaaagtaataataataataataataatgaaatatacatttttttataatgataataataatgtagaaaataattcacatttaaataaaatactataataaaagttataatgtcaaaagtaataaattaataatagtattaatttatttataagtcaatatttaatgaaaattatttttaatcaatcacattttattttaaattaactacACCTGTtaacctttttataaaaaaatattcatgttttatttaaaattaattttaactagttatattttactttttttattaattttaaccaTAAAGACAAATATGATCTTAAtgtattaaacaaatttatcttTCACATCTATCAAATTATtgaaacttttataaattttacctttaatttttctatttccatttctaaattcttttagaaaaaaacatcACTTTATCCTTTATTCTCTCTCAAAGTAGAAGAATTATCATACTCAAGATGAGCATATCCagtataattcaaatttaatattttaaatttaagatcatttaatttatttggttaATCAGATTTTAGTTGCGAGTTAATTCGATCACATTTTTTTGAATCGcgaatttatattaaattaatatttttaatgaaaaatattatttttattttgaatagataacataaatgtaataaatttttaaccaaagcgacatatatatttttaataataaactatgattttatataacttACTACTAAGTTTTAACAAAAATagtatcatattaaaaataaattaaaatttaaaatatatttacaaatatataaatattaaaatataaatttggatTGTTTTGGATgtcataaaatttcaatttgttatCCAAACCCAACTACAATTAtctattttacttaattttatttatccaacATTATCTTTTATCTCATCCAACGTTCAAATTTACTTTGGACCCTCATGCTTAACCGAAAAAGGATGGTTAGATTTAaccattatcattttttttaatttggcccttttttaaaattaaaattactatct
The sequence above is drawn from the Vigna radiata var. radiata cultivar VC1973A chromosome 3, Vradiata_ver6, whole genome shotgun sequence genome and encodes:
- the LOC106757948 gene encoding ABC transporter A family member 2, coding for MRTTLTGLPLVLQQFRALLKKNLLLSWRNKRATLLQLLSPLIFIFLIFAIDKAIKAQTSTSSAYKTVTDPPTEPSPPITPCEDKFFIKLPCYDFVWSGDQNPIFQTIVTRIMNNNPGRPIPPSKVKSFKNKTEVDAWLFSNPMTCPGALHFSQLNDTVISYGLQTNSTSLQWRGKYQDPTMSFQLPLQLAAEREIARHLIGEPGFSWNVFLREFAHPSLTPFSAVGTIGPAFFLAIAMFNFVLQISSLVTEKELKLRQSMTMMGLYDFAYWSSWLIWETVVTILSSLLIVLFGMMFQFSFFLKNSFAVLFIFFFLFELNMTGLAFMLSAFIKKSSSATTMGFSIFIVGFLTQLVVQAGFPYTDNFSKTLRDLWSLFPPNPFSQGIQVLSDAVATSEDDGVSWSRRGECLHTDANCVITIDDIYKWLAGTFVLWFVLAIYFDNIIPNASGVRKSIFYFLNPNYWIGRGQRVKEGGLCSCVGSNPSQEISTPDDEDVLDEESKVKQQLTEGLVDANIAVQIHGLVKTYAGTRNIGCCCKCTKTAPYTAVKGLWVNFAKDQLFCLLGPNGAGKTTAINCLTGITPVTSGDALIYGHSIRSSIGMSNIRKLIGVCPQFDILWDALSGQEHLQLFATIKGLSPASIKSITQTSLAEVKLTDAAKVRAGSYSGGMKRRLSVAIALIGDPKLVILDEPTTGMDPITRRHVWDIIENAKKGRAIVLTTHSMEEADILSDRIGIMAKGRLRCIGTSIRLKSRFGTGFIANISFYGNNERSPTNGDAISTEHREEVKKFFKNYLDVEPKEETDNFITFVIPHDREALLTNFFSELQEREKEFGISDIQLGLTTLEEVFLNIARQAELENATAEGRLITLTLTSGESVQIPVGARFVGIPGTESVENPTGFMVEVYWEQDDTGTLCISGHSQKVPIPPGVQLSSSPSARNRRYLSRAGPINGIVIDPSQVSPGDFQR